The nucleotide sequence CCTGGTCATTGACCTGGTCGACAAAGGCCAGAATCTGCGTGAGCGATTCACCCGAGCGGGCAGAAAGTGTAGTGGCGTGTTCAATGGCTGTGGCCATGCTTTCCACGCTTTCAATGTTTTTTCGCGTGCCGTTCTGTATTTCTGTAATGGCCTTGCCCACTTCCTGGGTGGCGGTCATGGTCTTTTCGGCCAGTTTGCGCACTTCGTCGGCCACAACAGCAAATCCGCGACCGGCTTCGCCCGCGCGGGCCGCTTCAATGGCGGCGTTAAGAGCCAGCAGATTGGTCTGGTCGGCGATATCGGCGATTACGTCGAGCACCTGCCCAATCCCCTCTGCCTGCTTGCCCAGTACGGACATGTCTTCTTTTATGCCCAGCGACTGCTTTTGAACGGATTCTATGCCCATGACGGCTTCATGGACAACCTGCGACCCTTCCGCAGCCTGCGACTTGGTGTGGCTCGAAGCATTGGCCGCCTCCTGCGCATTTCTTGCCACTTCAAGCACTGTGGCATTCATTTCTTCCATGGCGGTGGCGGTTTCGTGCACACGGTTGGACTGCTCGTCAGCGCCGCGACTTGACTGGACAATTTGCGCTGAAAGCGATTCGGTAGCGGAAGAAACAATTTCCACAACCCGTTCAAGCTGCGTAGCCGCGTGGAACATGCCTTCGGCCTTGGCGCGTTCCGCCTTTTTGGTGGCCTCGTCGGCCAACATTTTGGCCTCTTGCGCAGACTGCGCCTCCTGCTCGGCCTGACGGGATTTACTTTCGGCTATGGCAATTTCTTCTTTCAGCTTGTCAACCATTTTTATAATGACGCCGTACACGCCGCCGTCGCCCTTAAGTGGCTTGAAATGCACATTCAGGTTGCCCGATGCGATTTCGCTGGCGACAACATGCAGGTAGCCGGGGTCTTCGCCCAGCTGTTTCAGCACGCCCTTAATTATCAGTATTGAGATAATTGAGGCGGCTGAAATTGAAAAGATTATCAGGAAGATAGTCAGAATTTTGCCATTATTGTAGGCTGCTTCTGCATCGAGGGCCGACTTTTCGCTACCTTTGTTGTTGACATCAATAATTGTAGACAGATAGGTCAATGCGCTAAAGTAGTTGTCGCGAGCCCCACCAAGGACTTTTGCTGTCGCTTCCTCTTCTTTATTCTGCTTTGCCAGCTCCACTACAAGCTTGTGGTTTTCGATGTATTTGTTCCAGGCGTCCAGAAATTTTGGAAAGGCGGCCTTTTCTTCCGGCTCAGATATCAGCGGCTCGTACTGCTTGATCTTGTTCTTTATGTTAGCTTCTGTTTTGTGCAGTCTTCCTTCGTACTCGCTCTTGAGTGCGGGATCGGACGCCAAAATGTAAACAAGCTCGTTGCGTCTGTATTCATTGACAAAGCCGTTGAGTTCACCAACAATCTTTATTGTTGGAAGCCAGTTTTTTGAAAGATCCTGTGTGTCTTTGTTTATGTTTGACATTCCAAAAATCGC is from Desulfovibrio desulfuricans and encodes:
- a CDS encoding methyl-accepting chemotaxis protein; translated protein: MKLSAKLITLSTILASFSAIIGILAIFGMSNINKDTQDLSKNWLPTIKIVGELNGFVNEYRRNELVYILASDPALKSEYEGRLHKTEANIKNKIKQYEPLISEPEEKAAFPKFLDAWNKYIENHKLVVELAKQNKEEEATAKVLGGARDNYFSALTYLSTIIDVNNKGSEKSALDAEAAYNNGKILTIFLIIFSISAASIISILIIKGVLKQLGEDPGYLHVVASEIASGNLNVHFKPLKGDGGVYGVIIKMVDKLKEEIAIAESKSRQAEQEAQSAQEAKMLADEATKKAERAKAEGMFHAATQLERVVEIVSSATESLSAQIVQSSRGADEQSNRVHETATAMEEMNATVLEVARNAQEAANASSHTKSQAAEGSQVVHEAVMGIESVQKQSLGIKEDMSVLGKQAEGIGQVLDVIADIADQTNLLALNAAIEAARAGEAGRGFAVVADEVRKLAEKTMTATQEVGKAITEIQNGTRKNIESVESMATAIEHATTLSARSGESLTQILAFVDQVNDQVRSIATASEQQSAASEEINHSVEQVATISAQTAQAMGHANEAVAELLQQAQVLKQLIQEMKNQGSAA